One window of the Benincasa hispida cultivar B227 chromosome 3, ASM972705v1, whole genome shotgun sequence genome contains the following:
- the LOC120074691 gene encoding monodehydroascorbate reductase, seedling isozyme, whose protein sequence is MADDKTFKYAIVGGGVAAGYAAREFVKQGLNAGELAIISKEAVAPYERPALSKAYLFPESPARLPGFHVCVGSGGERLLPEWYKEKGIELILSTEIVEANLSAKRLRSAHGKIFKYEKLIIATGSTVIKLSDFGVQGADAKNIFYLREIDDADQLVEAIKAKKNGKVVVVGGGYIGLELGAALRINNFEVSMVYPEPWCMPRLFTPEIAAFYEGYYAKKGITIIKGTVAVGFTVDDKGEVKEVKLKDGRVLEADIVVVGVGARPLTSLFKGQVIEEKGGIKTDGFFRTSVPDVYAVGDVATFPLKLYNELRRVEHVDHSRKSAEQXLQAIKASEEGKAIEEYDYLPYFYSRSFDLSWQFYGDNVGETVLFGDNSPDSASHKFGSYWIKDGKVVGAFLESGSPEENKAIAKVARIQPSVENSDLLLKEGISFASKV, encoded by the exons ATGGCAGATGATAAGACCTTCAAATATGCGATCGTCGGTGGTGGCGTTGCCGCT GGATATGCTGCTAGGGAATTCGTTAAACAGGGACTCAATGCAGGAGAGTTGGCAATTATATCCAAGGAGGCG GTTGCTCCTTATGAGCGTCCAGCTCTTAGCAAAGCCTATCTCTTTCCTGAGT CACCTGCTAGATTACCAGGGTTCCATGTTTGTGTAGGAAGTGGAGGGGAGAGGCTGCTTCCTGAGTGGTACAAGGAAAAAG GGATCGAGTTGATTCTTAGTACAGAAATTGTTGAAGCAAATCTTTCTGCCAAGAGACTCAGAAGTGCTCATGGGAAAATTTTTAAGTACGAAAAATTGATTATTGCTACTGGTTCTACT GTTATAAAATTGTCCGACTTTGGAGTTCAAGGAGCTGATGCCAAAAACATTTTCTATTTGAGAGAAATTGATGATGCCGATCAGCTAGTTGAAGCAATCAAAgcaaagaaaaatggaaaagtgGTTGTTGTTGGAGGAGGATACATAGGCCTTGAGCTTGGTGCAGCGTTGAGAATAAACAACTTTGAAGTCAGCATGGTTTATCCTGAACCATGGTGCA TGCCTAGGCTGTTCACTCCAGAAATAGCTGCTTTCTATGAAGGTTATTATGCAAAAAAAGGAATCACAATCATTAAAGGAACAGTTGCTGTAGGCTTCACTGTTGATGATAAAGGAGAG GTTAAGGAAGTAAAACTTAAAGATGGCAGGGTTTTAGAAGctgacattgttgttgttggtGTTGGTGCACGGCCGCTGACAAGCTTATTCAAAGGCCAAGTCATTGAAGAAAAAGGAGGCATTAAG ACTGATGGATTCTTCAGGACGAGCGTTCCTGATGTATATGCCGTGGGCGATGTCGCTACGTTTCCTCTGAAGCTTTACAATGAGCTGAGAAGAGTTGAGCATGTTGACCATTCTCGCAAATCAGCAGAGCAAGNCCTCC AGGCCATCAAGGCGAGTGAAGAGGGCAAAGCCATTGAAGAGTATGACTATCTTCCATACTTCTACTCTCGATCCTTCGATTTGTCGTGGCAGTTTTATGGGGATAATGTTGGTGAAACAGTCTTGTTCGGAGACAACAGTCCTGATTCAGCGAGTCACAAGTTCGGATCATATTGGATTAAAGATGGAAAGGTTGTGGGAGCTTTCTTAGAGAGTGGGAGTCCCGAAGAAAACAAGGCCATTGCCAAAGTTGCTAGGATTCAACCATCAGTTGAGAACTCAGATCTACTCCTTAAGGAAGGCATCTCCTTTGCATCCAAGGTTTAA